The sequence CATGTGTCTGGACAGATACcttttaatgctaaaacatttaccacactcagagcagctgaaaggtTTCTCTGATGTGTGAGTTCTCTGATGGTTTGTCAAATCATCTTTCAGGTTAAATTCTCGACTGCTTTCAATGGAGCTGGAGAGTTTCTGTCTAGTGTGAACTATCATGTGTCTGGTCAGATTTCCATTGTGATTAAAACTTCTTGCACACTCAACACAATTGAAGGagttctctcctgtgtgaattctcatatAATGTgtaacatgacattttttgttaaatctttGACTACACTCAGAGTAACCAAAAGGTTTCTCACTAACACGAGGTGTCCTAAAACTTGCCAGAGATTGAGGAAGCTTAAATCTCTTACCATATTTTGAGTGTCTATAGGGTTTCTGTCTGGTGTGATCTAACGTGTGTTTAGTCAGATTTCTTTTCTGGTTAAATCTTTTCCCAAAAACAGAGCTGCCAAGgggtttctctcctgagtgTATTCTCATGTGTCTGTTCAAACTTGCTCTATAggaaaatcttttaccacactcagagcagccaTAGAGTTTCTCTCCTAAGTGTATTGTTATGTGTCTGGTTAAACTTGTTTGATAtgaaaatcttttaccacacttacaacagctgaagggtttttcCGCTTTTTGAATTATTGCATATTCTTTTGGATGCCCTTTCTCTCTGAATGTTTGAACAAACTCAGAGGAGTGATGTGTTTTCCTATCAGTCTTCCTTCTCTTATTTTTGATGGATTCCACAGAGGCTAAACTTGTCTGGTGTCTAGATGTCCCTTTCCAGtcagcactgtcatcagtctcaaCCTCAGAGGAGTCCTCTCTCTTGACCTCAGTCTCTGGCAGTAAATCCCTCTCTGGATCATAGTACCTGGCTTCTTCtggtcctctacagtcctctccatcagctcctgttCCCATCTGTTCAGACCGTCCCTGCTGAATCTGTGAGGACTGAGGattctcctcatcctcttcaATCTTCACAGTGACAGGAATGAAAGTGAACTTGATCATGTTGGCATTCTCTGGTTGGTGATGCTGCTCTCCCTCCTGATTTATCTGCAGTTCCTCTGGTTCCTCTTTAAAGTGTGGAGACTCTGTAATCTCCTGGTTCATGCTGGAGCCTTTCTCCTGCTCATGGAAAACCTCTTCTTTACCCATTGAAAGCTGCTGGGCCTCCACaggaaaaaacttaaaaataaagaagCACACATTTAGTAAAACATGTTATATATAAAAAGTGATCCTAGACACTATTAAGTTTAATAGTTTCcccaaaaaatacaatttaccTTAAATCTTCTATGACATGAGATGCCTCAGTTGCTTTCACTGATTGTTGGGGGTAATGGACATGAAATGTTGACCTTTATGTTCGACACCTCAAAGTTAGCCCATTTGGTGGCTGTGCCATGTGTCTGATGTGCACCAAACCCTGACATATGGGAAGGTGTGAGGGCCtgttcagtgctgcttgcagccttagtttattttcatctttgatGTTTGAGTCCTGACATTGAGAAAAATGCTGACAAGAGTCATGTTCCTTGTTGCCtgagcatacttggccaataaaagTGTTCTGATTTCTCACCATGTCATAGCAAAGTTTGGATCCTGATTCTTTctcagacaaacaaacagaatgtGGGTAAACCGAGAAAGTCATCAATGTTGCTCCAGCTCCTGTAATCTGTTTCCTTCTCGAATTTTGGctaaaaacaagataatatCCTTCATTGTTTAGatcagtggctctcaaccttgggatcaggaccccattgggggacGCAAGATACTGAGAGGTAGTCTCTGgaggcctttaaaaaaactaagactcatttttaaattaaactgctgccactttacatatttttttttttaccaaattttaaccctttttcatcattttcaaaatcatttttaacaccaatttaacacatttctgccacttaaaacccattttgtcTAATTTGAAACTGTTCCATcacctttttctgccagtttttgccacttctaaaccaatttttgccactttctacctatttttgcctctgttgacccactattgcctctatcaaccccTTTAcatccctttttgcccattctaaccacagttaacccatttttgccagtttatatccatttttcatcccattccacccaatttccaccatttttttgcaagttaaagccatttcagccactttttaatgctatttttgttttttttttaatccattttttcttcagaaatccaatttcaccaccttttcaccatttttgccatttttaaccaattttagccatttttaacccattttaattatgtttttaacaaaaga comes from Cheilinus undulatus linkage group 16, ASM1832078v1, whole genome shotgun sequence and encodes:
- the LOC121523768 gene encoding oocyte zinc finger protein XlCOF6-like, with translation MGKEEVFHEQEKGSSMNQEITESPHFKEEPEELQINQEGEQHHQPENANMIKFTFIPVTVKIEEDEENPQSSQIQQGRSEQMGTGADGEDCRGPEEARYYDPERDLLPETEVKREDSSEVETDDSADWKGTSRHQTSLASVESIKNKRRKTDRKTHHSSEFVQTFREKGHPKEYAIIQKAEKPFSCCKCGKRFSYQTSLTRHITIHLGEKLYGCSECGKRFSYRASLNRHMRIHSGEKPLGSSVFGKRFNQKRNLTKHTLDHTRQKPYRHSKYGKRFKLPQSLASFRTPRVSEKPFGYSECSQRFNKKCHVTHYMRIHTGENSFNCVECARSFNHNGNLTRHMIVHTRQKLSSSIESSREFNLKDDLTNHQRTHTSEKPFSCSECGKCFSIKRYLSRHMLVHTKEKHFSCFECGKKFHLKSTLIIHRKSHIGGKPFDCTECGKRFTLKHHLKGHMRTHSGDKPFSCLECGKRFTRQSSVTTHMLTHSRQKLFSCFECGKKFSLKRTLISHRRIHTGEKPFDCSKCGRRFAQKHHMEGHMRTHSGEKPFSCSECGQRFTRQGSVARHMLVHTGQKPFRCSECGKSFSLKTYLTAHERNHTGEKPFWCSECGKSFNKNSCLSRHMLVHTKQKLFSCLECGRRFSLESNLAKHRRIHLGVKPFECTECGKRFAQRVDLTRHVLVHSEQKPFYCSECGKGFNRQRSLTRHMFLHTRQERENL